One window of Chryseobacterium indologenes genomic DNA carries:
- the thiC gene encoding phosphomethylpyrimidine synthase ThiC, which produces MAHSITCSPFPNSKKIYVEGTIHPINVAMREIQLSPTKLSNGGFEHNAPVTIYDTSGPYTDENAVIDIQKGLPRIREQWILDRNDVNTLEGITSEYGKARLADPRLDELRFSYDHKPKVAQEGKEVTQLYYAKQGIITPEMEYVAIRENQRIEQLESVSKEMAFQHPGHSFGANTPKSKITPEFVRDEIAAGRAIIPNNINHPESEPMIIGRNFLVKINANIGNSAVSSSIEEEVEKAVWACRWGADTIMDLSTGKNIHETREWIIRNSPVPIGTVPIYQALEKVKGVPEDLTWEIFRDTLIEQAEQGVSYFTIHAGVLLRYIHLTAKRVTGIVSRGGSIMAKWCLFHHKESFLYTHFEEICEIMKKYDVAFSLGDGLRPGSIADANDAAQFAELETLGELTKIAWKHNVQVMIEGPGHVPMHMIKENMEKQLEECHEAPFYTLGPLTTDIAPGYDHITSGIGAAMIGWFGCAMLCYVTPKEHLGLPNKDDVKVGVITYKLAAHAADLAKGHPGVQYRDNALSKARFEFRWEDQFNLSLDPETARAYHDETLPAEGAKIAHFCSMCGPKFCSMKITQEIRESAEQGMLDKSQEFIEKGKEIYI; this is translated from the coding sequence ATGGCTCACTCCATTACATGTTCGCCATTTCCGAACTCAAAGAAAATCTATGTTGAAGGAACAATACATCCTATCAATGTAGCAATGCGTGAAATACAGCTTAGCCCCACCAAACTTAGCAATGGCGGCTTTGAACATAATGCTCCGGTAACAATCTACGACACTTCGGGACCTTATACAGATGAAAATGCAGTTATTGACATTCAGAAAGGACTGCCAAGAATCAGGGAACAATGGATTCTGGACAGAAATGATGTGAATACCCTGGAAGGAATCACTTCAGAATACGGAAAAGCCCGTTTGGCAGATCCGCGTCTTGATGAATTAAGATTTTCTTACGATCATAAACCTAAAGTAGCACAGGAAGGAAAAGAAGTTACACAGCTTTACTACGCAAAACAGGGAATCATCACTCCGGAAATGGAATATGTGGCGATCAGAGAAAATCAAAGAATAGAACAGCTGGAATCAGTATCTAAAGAAATGGCTTTTCAGCACCCCGGACATAGCTTTGGAGCCAATACTCCTAAAAGTAAAATCACTCCGGAGTTTGTAAGAGACGAAATAGCTGCCGGAAGAGCCATTATTCCCAATAACATCAACCATCCGGAAAGTGAACCGATGATCATCGGAAGAAATTTCCTGGTGAAAATCAATGCTAATATCGGAAACAGCGCTGTTTCATCCAGTATTGAAGAGGAAGTAGAAAAAGCAGTATGGGCTTGCCGATGGGGAGCTGATACCATTATGGATCTTTCAACCGGGAAAAATATTCACGAAACAAGAGAGTGGATCATCAGAAACAGTCCGGTTCCTATTGGTACTGTTCCGATCTATCAGGCATTGGAAAAAGTAAAAGGAGTTCCGGAAGACCTGACATGGGAAATTTTCAGAGATACCCTTATTGAACAGGCAGAACAAGGGGTTTCCTACTTTACAATCCACGCAGGAGTTTTGTTGAGATACATTCATTTAACCGCAAAAAGAGTGACCGGAATTGTTTCCAGAGGAGGATCTATTATGGCGAAATGGTGTTTATTCCATCATAAAGAAAGCTTCCTGTACACTCATTTTGAGGAGATTTGTGAGATCATGAAGAAGTATGATGTCGCTTTCTCTCTTGGAGATGGTCTTCGTCCCGGATCTATTGCAGATGCTAATGATGCCGCTCAGTTTGCAGAACTGGAAACTTTAGGTGAACTGACAAAAATTGCCTGGAAACATAATGTACAGGTCATGATTGAAGGCCCGGGGCATGTTCCGATGCATATGATCAAAGAAAATATGGAAAAGCAACTGGAAGAATGCCATGAAGCTCCATTCTATACCTTAGGACCATTAACAACAGACATCGCACCTGGTTATGATCACATCACTTCCGGAATCGGGGCAGCCATGATTGGATGGTTTGGCTGTGCAATGCTTTGCTATGTAACTCCGAAGGAACATTTAGGGCTTCCGAATAAAGATGATGTAAAAGTTGGAGTAATAACCTATAAACTGGCTGCTCATGCCGCAGATTTGGCAAAAGGTCATCCGGGAGTACAGTATAGAGACAATGCATTAAGTAAAGCCAGATTTGAATTCAGATGGGAAGATCAGTTCAATCTTTCATTAGATCCTGAAACGGCAAGAGCTTATCACGATGAGACCTTACCGGCAGAAGGTGCAAAAATTGCCCATTTCTGTTCAATGTGCGGACCGAAATTCTGCTCGATGAAAATTACACAGGAAATTCGTGAATCTGCAGAACAGGGAATGCTGGATAAATCACAGGAATTCATTGAGAAAGGCAAAGAAATTTATATATGA
- a CDS encoding RluA family pseudouridine synthase has product MKEQIIYEDNHLLVINKKIGQLVQGDKTGDESLLESIKNFIKIRDAKPGNVFLGLVHRIDRPTSGLVIYAKTSKALSRLTQMVKNREVKKTYWAVVGKEMIPQSQRLVHYLKKNEKNNKAIVFPKATEGAKEAILTYHVIKTLDNYLLLEIDLETGRHHQIRAQLSKTGVPIKGDLKYGAPRSNPDGGINLHARKLEFIHPVTKENIEITAPVPQNDAIWRACEE; this is encoded by the coding sequence ATGAAGGAGCAGATTATATATGAAGACAACCATCTTCTGGTGATTAATAAAAAGATTGGCCAGCTCGTTCAGGGTGATAAGACCGGTGATGAATCACTGTTAGAATCCATCAAGAATTTTATAAAAATAAGAGATGCTAAGCCGGGAAATGTTTTTCTCGGCTTGGTTCATCGTATAGACCGTCCAACTTCCGGGCTGGTGATCTATGCTAAGACTTCCAAAGCACTTTCCCGTCTTACGCAGATGGTGAAAAACCGAGAGGTAAAAAAAACATATTGGGCAGTTGTGGGTAAAGAAATGATTCCCCAAAGTCAGAGACTGGTACATTATTTAAAGAAAAACGAAAAAAATAATAAGGCCATCGTCTTTCCTAAAGCTACGGAAGGAGCCAAAGAAGCAATCTTGACTTATCATGTGATCAAAACATTAGACAATTATTTGCTGCTTGAAATTGACCTTGAAACCGGAAGACACCATCAGATCAGAGCACAATTATCTAAAACAGGAGTTCCGATTAAAGGAGACCTGAAATATGGAGCCCCACGTTCCAATCCGGATGGAGGAATCAATCTTCATGCAAGAAAGCTGGAATTTATTCATCCCGTTACCAAAGAAAATATTGAAATTACAGCTCCCGTTCCGCAGAATGATGCGATCTGGAGAGCTTGTGAAGAATAA
- a CDS encoding Crp/Fnr family transcriptional regulator, which produces MPQEQQIAIEERFARVFNDKSFKERLSSADFEKYINGKKKLSFQKHETIFEDGETPKGVFVLEKGAAKLSKSGAFGKDQILRFIKEGDIIGYRSLLCGENFQAKAEAMTDIECVFLPADIFMYLLEVDPQLSFVMLQKISYELGESSNTITFLAQKTVRERLAEILLLLEQKLGVDPEGFIKISLTREEIANIIGTATESAIRLISEFKQDSLIEVDGRNIKILNHDKLMKLGHVVL; this is translated from the coding sequence ATGCCGCAGGAACAACAGATAGCAATTGAAGAGAGGTTCGCCAGAGTTTTTAATGATAAATCATTTAAAGAAAGACTTTCTAGCGCAGATTTTGAAAAATACATTAATGGCAAAAAGAAACTGAGTTTTCAGAAACATGAAACCATTTTCGAGGATGGGGAAACTCCAAAAGGAGTATTTGTCCTGGAAAAAGGGGCTGCCAAACTTTCGAAATCAGGAGCGTTCGGGAAAGACCAAATTTTAAGATTTATCAAAGAAGGGGATATCATCGGCTATCGTTCTTTGCTTTGCGGGGAAAATTTCCAGGCCAAAGCAGAAGCAATGACAGATATTGAATGTGTTTTCTTACCCGCAGATATTTTCATGTATCTTCTGGAAGTAGATCCGCAGCTGTCTTTCGTAATGCTTCAAAAAATCTCATACGAATTAGGAGAATCTTCAAATACCATTACTTTCCTTGCCCAGAAAACGGTAAGAGAAAGACTGGCTGAAATACTGCTGCTTTTGGAACAGAAGCTGGGAGTAGACCCTGAAGGCTTTATCAAGATCTCATTAACGAGAGAAGAAATTGCCAATATCATCGGTACCGCTACAGAAAGTGCCATCCGTCTGATTTCAGAATTCAAACAGGATAGTCTCATTGAAGTAGACGGAAGAAATATCAAGATCTTAAATCACGACAAACTCATGAAACTCGGTCACGTAGTTTTATAA
- a CDS encoding heavy metal translocating P-type ATPase, with amino-acid sequence MSENCFHCGQGIEKERILFDEKTFCCNGCKSVYEILNLNNLSNFYELNKGAGIRPNDENSTQFDYLDTPEIFEKVTDFSEGSTSLVTFKIPVIHCSSCIWLLESLHTLNKHIKYSQVNFTRKTLQISFNHNDLKLSELAKFLTNLGYKPIISLETADKNEDHLDKSLLVKFAIAAFAFGNGMFLAFPEYIGGEDYWMDHYKGLFRTLIFLLATPVVFYSASDYYKSAWYGLKNKIVNIDVPIVLGIFVLYGRSIYEVVTDYGPGYFDTLCGLLFFMLLGKIFQKRTYNALSYDRDYKSFYPIAVTKVDFEGKQDNILLSEIKVGDRILVRNQEIIPVDAILINGEGNIDNSFITGESESISKQPGDKIFAGGKQIGSSLELEVIKNVDQSYLTQLWNKEAFKKHETGLDTLTNNISKYFTFIILGIALVAGIYWAFIDLEKMFQVISAILIIACPCALALSAPFTFGHIMRILGRNKFYVKDTLTIEKIAKLDTIVFDKTGTITHRKKSNIKYEGPEINEFDSLNIKTLLKNSNHPLSKSLYEFIEVNDDYFPVENFVEISGKGYEANVRGNIYKIGSARYNGQEPKNLETAVYISKNGAYLGKFIFKNEYRPKLKELFTKLTNYKIFILSGDNSSEENQLKELIPNYKGMAFNQNPEDKLNYIKNLQDQHMKVAMLGDGLNDAGALKQSNVGIAIADDTNSFTPSSDVIMNGDKVVTLDNYLNVCKGSITIVKMTFIISFLYNIVGLSYAVTGHMHPLFAAIIMPISSITVVTFTTLSTWILGRKYFKKRA; translated from the coding sequence GTGAGCGAGAACTGTTTTCATTGTGGTCAAGGGATAGAAAAAGAGAGAATTTTATTTGATGAAAAGACTTTCTGTTGTAATGGATGTAAATCTGTTTATGAAATTCTAAATTTAAATAATTTAAGCAATTTCTATGAGCTTAATAAAGGGGCAGGAATTCGTCCGAATGACGAAAATTCTACTCAATTTGACTACTTAGATACACCGGAAATTTTTGAAAAAGTGACTGATTTCTCTGAAGGAAGTACCAGTCTCGTAACATTCAAAATCCCTGTAATTCACTGTTCTTCTTGCATCTGGCTATTAGAAAGCCTTCACACGTTAAATAAGCATATTAAATATTCGCAGGTTAATTTTACAAGAAAGACCTTACAGATCTCATTCAACCATAACGATCTGAAATTAAGCGAACTCGCTAAATTTTTAACCAACCTAGGATATAAACCGATCATCAGCCTTGAAACCGCTGATAAAAATGAAGATCATCTCGACAAATCTTTATTGGTAAAATTTGCCATTGCTGCCTTTGCTTTCGGTAACGGAATGTTCCTTGCTTTTCCCGAATATATCGGAGGTGAAGATTATTGGATGGACCATTATAAAGGCTTATTCAGAACCTTGATATTCCTTCTGGCAACACCTGTTGTTTTTTACTCAGCTTCAGATTATTATAAATCTGCATGGTATGGTTTAAAAAATAAAATCGTCAACATTGATGTTCCGATTGTCTTAGGAATTTTCGTTTTATATGGAAGAAGCATTTATGAAGTTGTAACAGATTATGGTCCAGGATATTTCGATACTCTTTGCGGACTTTTATTCTTCATGCTTCTTGGTAAAATTTTCCAAAAAAGAACATACAACGCTCTTTCCTATGACAGAGATTACAAATCTTTCTATCCTATTGCTGTAACGAAAGTTGATTTTGAAGGAAAACAGGATAATATTTTATTGTCTGAAATAAAAGTGGGTGACAGAATTCTTGTTAGAAATCAGGAAATTATCCCGGTAGATGCTATTCTGATCAACGGAGAAGGAAACATCGACAACAGTTTCATCACAGGAGAAAGTGAAAGTATCAGCAAACAGCCTGGTGATAAGATCTTTGCCGGAGGTAAGCAAATAGGTTCGTCTCTGGAGCTGGAGGTCATCAAAAATGTTGACCAAAGTTATCTTACCCAGCTATGGAATAAGGAAGCCTTTAAGAAACATGAGACCGGACTTGACACGTTGACAAACAACATCAGTAAATATTTCACATTCATCATTTTAGGCATTGCTCTTGTTGCAGGAATTTATTGGGCATTTATTGATTTAGAGAAGATGTTCCAGGTAATTTCAGCCATTCTGATCATTGCATGTCCTTGTGCTCTTGCACTCTCTGCACCGTTCACTTTCGGTCACATTATGAGAATCTTAGGCCGGAATAAGTTTTATGTAAAGGACACTTTAACGATTGAAAAAATCGCGAAGCTTGATACGATTGTCTTTGACAAAACCGGAACGATTACCCACAGAAAAAAATCAAATATCAAATACGAAGGACCTGAGATCAATGAATTTGATTCTCTAAATATTAAAACGTTATTAAAGAACTCCAACCACCCTCTTTCAAAATCATTATATGAATTCATTGAAGTAAATGATGATTATTTCCCAGTAGAAAATTTTGTTGAAATTTCAGGAAAGGGATATGAAGCCAATGTAAGAGGAAATATTTATAAAATTGGCTCTGCCCGTTATAATGGTCAAGAGCCTAAAAATCTGGAAACAGCGGTTTATATCAGCAAAAACGGAGCGTATTTGGGTAAATTCATCTTTAAAAATGAATACCGTCCGAAACTAAAAGAACTTTTCACAAAACTTACCAACTACAAAATATTTATTCTGAGTGGAGATAATTCCTCAGAAGAAAACCAGCTTAAAGAACTTATTCCAAATTATAAAGGAATGGCCTTTAATCAGAACCCGGAAGACAAGCTGAATTACATTAAAAACCTTCAGGATCAACATATGAAAGTTGCAATGCTGGGAGATGGGCTTAATGATGCAGGAGCTTTAAAACAAAGTAATGTAGGGATTGCAATTGCTGACGACACAAACAGTTTCACGCCATCTTCCGATGTGATTATGAACGGCGACAAAGTGGTTACACTTGACAATTACCTGAACGTTTGTAAGGGCTCTATCACCATTGTGAAAATGACATTTATAATCAGTTTTCTATACAATATCGTTGGTTTAAGTTACGCTGTTACAGGACATATGCATCCGCTCTTCGCTGCAATCATCATGCCAATCAGTTCGATCACAGTGGTTACATTTACCACACTTTCAACCTGGATTTTAGGTCGGAAATATTTTAAAAAACGGGCTTAA
- a CDS encoding cbb3-type cytochrome oxidase subunit 3, with product MIPQNFKDILSNTENAGFYQTLALIFFMLFFIALVIYVFSRPKKYYKEEEEAPLGDDEDDDFNLKN from the coding sequence ATGATTCCTCAGAACTTTAAAGATATATTATCCAATACAGAAAACGCTGGTTTCTACCAGACGCTGGCTCTGATTTTCTTTATGCTGTTCTTCATAGCTTTGGTAATCTATGTTTTTAGCAGACCTAAAAAATATTACAAAGAAGAAGAAGAGGCACCTCTTGGGGATGATGAAGATGATGATTTTAATTTAAAAAATTAA
- the thiS gene encoding sulfur carrier protein ThiS, with protein sequence MELIINHTRKTFDVLPANLEALLAIELPGKKKGIAVALNNRIIPLSVWAETILNNNDSVLIITATQGG encoded by the coding sequence ATGGAACTTATAATCAACCACACCCGAAAAACATTTGATGTACTTCCTGCCAACCTGGAAGCATTACTGGCTATTGAATTACCCGGAAAGAAAAAAGGTATTGCTGTAGCGCTTAATAATCGCATTATCCCGCTATCAGTCTGGGCGGAAACCATTCTCAACAACAACGATTCAGTTTTAATCATCACTGCCACTCAGGGCGGTTAA
- a CDS encoding cbb3-type cytochrome c oxidase N-terminal domain-containing protein has protein sequence MKQRTPVVINILIIIGLLIVFYYLFVQSYAFLASPYFWGTVVIAGILAYIHGAIGDLIENNKFKKLSPEEKAAYLAEKKVPFLKRMYLAAFKKQSETEEKDILIDHGFDGIMELDNQLPKWWVGLFYFGTAFCIVYIAAYSFTDFAHPLSEYEKEYKEQLASIEEYQKSQPPVTIETAKYSADNIAEGKELFKTNCASCHKEDGSGGIGPNLTDNYWINQPEKTLFKNVFHMDWNGSPTNPAMRAFGKNGEVSGAEIEKIAAYVYHINQEQPPVTPAQGGAAPQGTEAHWEKE, from the coding sequence ATGAAACAAAGAACACCTGTTGTTATAAACATCTTAATAATAATCGGACTTTTAATAGTTTTTTATTATTTATTTGTACAGAGCTACGCGTTCCTAGCTTCGCCTTACTTCTGGGGAACTGTTGTGATCGCTGGTATCCTTGCCTATATCCATGGTGCAATTGGAGATCTGATTGAAAACAACAAATTCAAAAAATTATCTCCGGAGGAGAAAGCAGCCTATTTAGCTGAAAAGAAAGTACCTTTCTTAAAAAGAATGTATTTGGCTGCATTCAAAAAGCAATCTGAAACTGAAGAGAAAGATATCCTTATTGACCACGGTTTCGATGGAATCATGGAATTAGATAACCAATTACCAAAATGGTGGGTAGGTTTATTCTATTTTGGGACCGCTTTTTGTATTGTATATATTGCTGCATACTCTTTCACAGACTTCGCTCACCCGTTAAGCGAATATGAAAAAGAGTATAAAGAGCAGTTAGCCAGTATTGAAGAATATCAGAAATCTCAGCCTCCTGTAACCATTGAAACAGCGAAGTATTCAGCTGATAACATTGCAGAAGGTAAAGAATTATTCAAAACAAACTGTGCATCTTGTCACAAAGAAGACGGTAGTGGAGGTATCGGACCAAACCTTACTGATAACTACTGGATCAACCAGCCTGAGAAAACGTTATTTAAAAACGTATTCCATATGGACTGGAATGGTTCTCCTACTAACCCTGCGATGAGAGCATTCGGTAAAAACGGAGAAGTTTCAGGTGCAGAGATTGAAAAGATTGCAGCGTATGTATATCACATCAATCAAGAGCAGCCACCAGTGACTCCGGCTCAGGGAGGAGCAGCTCCTCAAGGAACTGAAGCACATTGGGAAAAAGAATAA
- the ccoN gene encoding cytochrome-c oxidase, cbb3-type subunit I, translating into METQKFSYDNSIVRAFLYATLVFGLIGFTFGLTAALMLFYPELPEFFFGTDDTTIKSLASGNIQGLINTHGAFGFGRIRMLHTNTVIFAFVCNIVYTGIYYSLQRLLKTRMYSDTLSWLHFWTWQFMIVATFITFFMGINTSKEYAEHEWPIDILIAFSWIIFGINMFLTISKRRVRHLYVAIWFYIGTWIAVAMLHIFNNLEVPLSFTGWKSYSAYAGVKDAIVQWWYGHNAVAFVLTTPVLGLMYYFLPKAADRPVFSYKLSIIHFWSLIFVYIWAGPHHLQYTALPAWAQAVGTGFSIMLIAPSWGGMLNGLLTLRGAWDKVRENPILKFFVVAVTCYGMATFEGPLLATKNINKIGHFTDWVIGHVHLGALGWNGFMAFGVIYYLVPIMWRTKLWSVKLANWHFWLGTLGIIFYAVPMYISGFTQGLMWKQFNPDGTLLWKNWLDTVTAIIPYFKMRFVGGLFYISGSILMIVNVIATVRKGSFQKEVPAEAPALANISKNRKEGEGTHLWLERTPVLLGILSFITISIGSSIEIIPTLSLKKSVPTISAVKPYSPLELEGRDIYIREGCNACHSQMIRPFRDEITRFNGKNGQYSKAGEFVYDRPFLWGSKRTGPDLHREGGKNPSSWHYKHMYNPRSTSAGSIMPRYPWLIATDLDRTKMVDKMKLMKNVFDVPYSKAEIDSADKWANNQSAKIVKDIFSEANDLKQAYAKRPQGELEKKEIVALISYLQRLGTDIKTTEIKTASNN; encoded by the coding sequence ATGGAAACACAGAAGTTTAGTTATGACAATAGTATTGTCCGTGCGTTCCTTTATGCGACCTTAGTTTTCGGTCTTATAGGGTTTACGTTCGGGCTTACGGCGGCATTAATGCTTTTCTACCCTGAATTACCTGAATTCTTTTTCGGGACAGATGACACAACCATCAAAAGTTTGGCATCAGGAAATATTCAAGGTTTAATAAACACTCATGGTGCATTTGGTTTTGGTAGAATCAGAATGCTGCACACCAACACCGTAATCTTTGCATTCGTTTGTAACATTGTTTACACGGGTATTTATTACTCATTACAGAGATTATTAAAAACAAGAATGTACAGTGACACATTGTCTTGGTTACATTTCTGGACTTGGCAGTTTATGATCGTTGCTACGTTCATTACGTTCTTTATGGGAATCAATACCTCTAAGGAATATGCTGAACACGAGTGGCCGATCGACATATTGATCGCATTCTCATGGATCATTTTTGGTATCAATATGTTCCTGACTATTTCAAAGAGAAGAGTGAGACACCTTTATGTAGCAATCTGGTTCTATATCGGTACATGGATTGCAGTAGCAATGCTTCACATCTTCAACAATCTTGAAGTACCTTTATCTTTCACAGGCTGGAAATCTTATTCAGCATATGCAGGGGTAAAAGATGCTATTGTACAGTGGTGGTATGGACACAATGCGGTTGCATTCGTATTGACGACTCCGGTTCTAGGTTTAATGTATTACTTCCTTCCGAAGGCTGCAGACAGACCGGTATTCTCTTATAAACTGTCTATTATTCACTTCTGGTCATTAATTTTCGTATATATCTGGGCTGGTCCTCACCATCTTCAGTATACAGCTCTTCCGGCTTGGGCTCAGGCGGTAGGAACCGGGTTCTCTATCATGCTTATTGCACCATCTTGGGGAGGAATGTTAAATGGTCTTCTTACGTTAAGAGGAGCTTGGGATAAAGTAAGAGAAAATCCTATCCTTAAGTTCTTCGTAGTAGCTGTTACCTGTTATGGTATGGCAACGTTTGAAGGACCACTTTTGGCAACTAAAAACATCAACAAAATTGGTCACTTTACAGACTGGGTTATCGGTCACGTACACTTAGGAGCTCTTGGATGGAATGGTTTCATGGCATTCGGGGTTATCTATTATCTGGTACCAATTATGTGGAGAACAAAACTTTGGTCTGTAAAATTAGCTAACTGGCATTTCTGGTTAGGTACTTTAGGAATTATTTTCTATGCAGTTCCAATGTATATTTCAGGATTTACACAAGGATTAATGTGGAAGCAATTCAACCCGGACGGAACATTATTATGGAAAAACTGGTTGGATACGGTAACGGCTATTATTCCTTACTTCAAAATGAGATTCGTAGGAGGTTTATTCTATATCTCAGGATCTATCCTAATGATCGTAAACGTAATTGCTACGGTAAGAAAAGGATCATTCCAGAAAGAAGTTCCTGCTGAAGCTCCTGCATTAGCAAACATCAGTAAAAACAGAAAAGAAGGAGAAGGTACTCACCTTTGGTTAGAAAGAACTCCGGTATTATTAGGTATTTTATCTTTTATCACAATATCTATTGGTAGTTCAATTGAGATCATCCCTACTCTATCTCTTAAGAAAAGTGTACCTACGATTTCAGCGGTAAAACCTTATTCACCACTTGAACTTGAAGGTAGAGATATTTATATCCGTGAAGGATGTAACGCTTGTCACTCTCAGATGATCAGACCGTTCAGAGATGAGATCACAAGATTCAACGGTAAAAACGGACAATACTCCAAAGCTGGAGAATTCGTATACGACAGACCGTTCTTATGGGGTTCTAAAAGAACTGGACCGGATTTACATAGAGAAGGTGGTAAAAACCCAAGTTCTTGGCACTACAAGCACATGTACAACCCAAGATCAACTTCTGCAGGTTCCATCATGCCTCGTTACCCTTGGTTAATTGCTACTGACTTAGACAGAACTAAGATGGTAGACAAAATGAAGCTGATGAAAAATGTATTCGATGTACCTTATTCTAAGGCTGAAATCGATTCTGCAGATAAATGGGCAAACAACCAATCAGCAAAAATTGTAAAAGATATCTTCTCTGAAGCAAATGACCTTAAGCAGGCTTATGCTAAGAGACCTCAGGGAGAATTAGAGAAAAAAGAAATTGTAGCTCTTATTTCTTATCTTCAGAGATTAGGTACAGATATTAAAACAACTGAAATCAAAACAGCAAGTAATAACTAA
- the ccoS gene encoding cbb3-type cytochrome oxidase assembly protein CcoS, producing the protein MDILYLMILCSVSLAAIFLVVFIVYARKGQFEDDESPAVRILFDDEKIKENDEPGNKDKDEKEIGENNKN; encoded by the coding sequence ATGGATATTCTATATTTAATGATCCTCTGCAGTGTTTCTTTGGCTGCGATTTTCTTGGTCGTATTTATAGTGTATGCCCGAAAAGGACAGTTTGAAGATGATGAATCTCCGGCTGTCAGAATCCTTTTTGATGATGAAAAAATCAAAGAAAATGATGAACCTGGCAACAAAGATAAAGACGAGAAAGAAATAGGAGAAAATAATAAAAATTGA
- the panB gene encoding 3-methyl-2-oxobutanoate hydroxymethyltransferase, translated as MSVHSEIKKVTTETLRKMKFDKEKITMLTAYDFTTAKMVDAGGVDAILIGDSAANVMAGFETTLPITLDQMIYHAQSVVRGTDRALVVADLPFGTYQSNPEKALESAVRMMKEGGAHAVKIEGGKEISKSIKKIINAGIPVMGHLGLTPQSIYKFGTYKVRAKEEAEAEKLIADAQLLEELGCFSVVLEKIPAELAKKVTESISIPTIGIGAGADCDGQVLVYHDMVGMNKGFSPKFLRRYLDLYTEITGAVSQYVKDVKNVEFPNENESY; from the coding sequence ATGTCTGTTCACTCTGAAATTAAAAAAGTTACGACTGAAACCTTGCGTAAAATGAAATTCGACAAGGAAAAAATAACAATGCTTACAGCCTATGATTTTACCACGGCAAAGATGGTAGATGCAGGTGGAGTAGACGCTATTTTGATTGGAGACTCTGCAGCGAATGTAATGGCCGGTTTTGAAACTACATTACCTATTACGCTGGATCAAATGATCTATCATGCTCAAAGTGTGGTAAGAGGAACCGACAGAGCTTTGGTAGTAGCAGATTTACCTTTCGGAACTTATCAGAGTAATCCTGAAAAAGCATTGGAGTCTGCGGTAAGAATGATGAAGGAAGGTGGAGCGCATGCCGTGAAAATTGAAGGCGGAAAAGAAATTTCCAAGTCTATTAAGAAAATCATCAATGCCGGAATTCCAGTGATGGGACACTTGGGATTAACACCACAGTCTATCTATAAATTCGGAACGTATAAAGTAAGAGCTAAAGAAGAGGCAGAAGCTGAAAAACTCATTGCTGATGCACAGCTTTTGGAAGAATTAGGCTGTTTTTCTGTTGTATTGGAAAAAATACCTGCAGAATTGGCGAAAAAAGTGACTGAAAGCATTTCCATTCCTACTATCGGAATCGGGGCCGGAGCAGATTGTGATGGGCAGGTTTTGGTATATCACGATATGGTAGGAATGAACAAAGGTTTCAGCCCGAAATTCTTAAGAAGATACCTTGACCTTTACACAGAAATTACAGGAGCCGTTTCTCAATATGTAAAAGATGTGAAGAACGTAGAGTTTCCAAACGAAAATGAAAGCTATTAA